The Apium graveolens cultivar Ventura chromosome 10, ASM990537v1, whole genome shotgun sequence nucleotide sequence taagtcaaacaagaacatggtggacaaatctaagttcaaatgttataactgtggcataagtggacactttgcaaatgagtgcagaaagccaacctctgataagaaaaaatttgagcaagttgattacaaaaggaaatatttcgatttgctcaaacaaaaggaaagagcttttctaactcaagatgactgggcagcagacggagccaatgaagatgatgatatgaaatatgtgaacctagccctgatggctaattctgatgaaaatgaaactagttcatcaagcaaccaggtaattactactaacctctctcagctctctaagattgaatgcaatgaagccttaaatgatatgtccaatgaattatatcatttgcgtgtttcccttaaatcactagctaaagaaaacacaagaatcaaagagaataatttgtttttaagtgataggaatggtgtgttagagggtaaggtaattgagcttgaaaagattaaaatcaaatacttaactgttgaaagtgaactagaagaatctgttaagaaagtagaaattctttctagacaaatagaacgtgagcaagaggtaatcaaggcctggaaaacatctagggatgttagtgctcagattgtcaaggttcagggaattgaatcactatgtgagaatgcctggaagaaaaacaaaaaggaagtagaattaattgatggattatcaacggatgtggaatcaacggatgataaaagttatccgttgaaggaagaaaaggagcattcgttgaaggctcatcaattaaaacaggcaagtgattctaaaaagaacaatttgaaaaatctcaataaaaagtttggttcaacttccaagaactttgtcaaagaagaagctagcacatccaaagatgccagtaaggtgaatataggacacatgactttagatcagttgaaaaataggcttaagatggttgaggataaaaaggaaactaaaagaaaattaaatagaaatgggaaggtacgaattaacaaacacaacaattatacacctgataaatatgctcctagaaaaagttgtgtgcattgtaagAGTGTTAATCAACTATCTACCAACTGCAAGTcagttaagaatgctcccatgccattaactccttccatgcctaacatatctatgtcacctctgcatgctacgCCTGTTATATCTCAACAGAATCcgcatgcacattttgcaaacatgccatatgttaataattcTTATTTTGTTgtattcagtatgcctcaaatgccatacaacatgcctatgtggaataatgtgtttgcacaatccatgccttatcaaattcaaccaaataagctaaataattctgtgactaaccctacacttcaaccaactacatctgagagcaaggttgatccaaagttacctaagtcaaaagatgctggaggtatgaagtctaggaaaaagactaacaaggctggacccaaggaaacttgggtaccaaaatcaacttgattgattttgttgtgtgcagggaaaaaaaaaggaatatatggtacttggacaatggttgttcaaggcacatgacaagagatttcaccctgctcacacagttcaaggagagagctggccctagcataacctttggagatgacagcaaagggttcagtatgggatatggcttgatttcaaaagaaaatgtcatcattgatgaagttgcattagttgatggtctcaaacataatctattgagtatcagtcaactgtgtgatagagggaatattgtttccttcaattctgaagcctgtgttattacaagtaagaaggacaacaaagtggttctaaatggagttagaaaagggaatgtgtgcttggctgacttcaactctacagatgcagaatcaattacttgtcttctcagcaaagcaagtccagatgaaagttggctatggcacaagaagctgtctcatttgaatttcaagacaatgaatgatctagtcaaaaaggacttagttagaggaatgcctctagtggaattctcaagggatggactgtgtgatgcttgtcagaaaggaaagtaaaagagagcatcattcagtaagaagcttgaatcagcaattgatgaaccattacaactgctacacatggatctttttggaccagtcaatgtattgtcaatttcaaggaaaagatattgcctagtgattgtagatgatttctccaAGTTTTCATGtacctactttcttggatcaaaggatgaagctagtgaaatcatcatcaatcatatcaagcaagtcaacaatcatccagatttcaaagtaaggaatatcaggagtgacaatggaactgagttcaggaattctaccatgaggttgttctgtgaagaaaatgggatcatgcatgagttctcagctccaaggactccacaacagaatggtgtagtggaaagaaagaatagatcactaatcgaagctgcaagaacaatggttgaagagtcaaaactcccaacatacttttgggatGAGGCTGTTAACtatgcatgttacactcagaatatttctctaatcaatctgGCAAAAgacatgactccctatcaattgttcaagagaagaaaaccaactttaaactttcttcatgtctttggttgcaaatgctacattctaaggaatcaacctgatcacaaagggaagtttgatgcaaaggctgatgaaggaatattggttggttattctgctggaaaatcatatagggtctacaatctaagaaccaacattgtcatggaatctgtgcatgttgtgtttgatgataaaaagattgatggactaacagatgagggacatcatgaatgactcaaatttgataacattgagatatattgtgatgatagtgaagatgagaatgatggagaaggcacctcgaaaagaattcaaaatctgcttttggataatgcacaaagtgctgcatcagttgaaagtcacaattcagcatccgttgaaagaagtaatgcagcatccgttgaaagacaaagtgcatcatccgttgaattacataatgaagcatccgttgatcatagtctatcaacggataatcaattcacttcatcagttgatagaactcccagttcctttcaaaggatcaataactcaaggggagtttcagCCAAttaacactctatctcacatcatgacaatactgaggcaacctcatctagagctaatttaccacctcaaaggaaatggaccaagaatcacccttttgaattgatcattggtgatgcaacatctaaagtgcaaactagaagggctactcaagatgaatatctatatagtagttttctatcacaggaggaacctaagagagtggaagaagctctactggatccagattggattttatcaatgcaagaggagctaaaccaatttgagaggaacaaggtatggaagctggtacccaagccaaagaacaagagctctattgatacaaaatgggtattcagaaacaagatggatgaaaatggcattgtcataaggaataaagccagattggttgccaagggctattctcaacaagagggaatagattttgatgagacatttgctccagttgcaagacttgaagccatcagaatctttctctCGAACATACTATAAAAAATACTAAATAAAGTCGAATCAAATAGATTATAGAGTCTTAAATCTCTCGAACAAAGTTCTCCAAATTGAAAATATGAAAATTACAGAAGTAAAATGTAAACGACTAGATTGTAGTAGAATTCTAACTAAAAATAGTCGGGCCACTACATCCTTTTATTGAaaaatttattgaaaaataaagaaaataaataGAGAATAACGCTTTCTCTAAATCTTCAATCTTTAAGCATCCTTAAGCTATATTTGCATGACAAACAACCAAGACATCTGGATTTTTGGAAATAAGAGCAGTCACATGCATCGTTCCAAAGGTAACAAGCCTCCAAAGCGTCCCACCAATGACATCGCCATTCGTCCTAGCAAATATAGCGTTCAAAGTGCAAGAACCAGATGGTTCTGAAGGAGATATTTTTCCTACAGGCCCTGTCAAAGAAAGTAAGCAAAGTCTCTCAGAAAATATTGTTGGATGTACTGATGAGATGAGGCTTATGGAAGCATCTGTAATCATTCCTGAACCACCCAGAACATTCATAAAAATATTTCTTGAATGAGCAAACTGTTTCAGCCATTCAATGACATCTTTCCCAGGCGGGATTTTAAGAACAATAGACTTCATTTCCGAAGTCATTTCGATGGTGTTTTCTTTCACCTTGTTTTTTGAACCACGAGGACGTCCTCGTGGCGTGGAGAATGAAAAATGACCACCAGACGCCACAATATCGTTTTCACCAGACTGGCCCATATTATTTATATCATTACCAACTCCTGGATTAGACATTCGAGTGTTTGGCAATGGTTGAGAGTGGTGTTCTTCGCTGTTAATTATAGTAGGATTAGTGTAGCCCATTGAATTTGGGATTTGAAGAGCAGGTGAAGAGTAATTCATAGAATTTGAGAAAGAAAATGATACTTGTGATTCATCTTTTGAAGGTTAAGCAAAGATATATAATATTGGGTGAAATGTGATTAGAGTTGTGGGTTATAGTCCTTTTTATAATTGAATTTGACGTGCTCTCTCAAGAAATACAAAGATTCCATACAGTTAGAAAAAGTATTATTTTTCTTTTCCAGGAATTTGAATTGAATAATCAATCCTTatcatattttctaaaattgagaGGCCAAAAAGTTGTTAATATTTGATTCGTCTCATAAAAAAGCGTTATACCAATATACGATTACAGATGAATTTCTAAAACTAGAATCGAAAATATTAAACAAATATACAACGTTTATTTACCAATAGATGTCATCGACAAAAATATTAGGCacgaattttaaatattaaattattttgattgcAAAATCGAAAACATATTTAAACATTATGGTCtgtaaaatttaattattaatttactaTTTCTCTTCATTGTTTTCCGTGCTCATATCAGTATTTTTTGGTGCATTATTATCGTAATATTATGAGATTTAGTTGAGAACTTCCTCTGCCACCTTAAACTTTCAGATGAACTGGTTACTTAATGATCTATCATAGCTTAGTCAGACTAAGTTCGACTCCTTACTTTTGAGTTAGGGgagtattaaaataatattataagattCAGTTGGGGTATTTTTCTAATATcttcagattttaggtgagctgATATCTAATAATATTCTAATTTTTGTGTGTTATTTGATCcgtcttttattaatattttcaacTGTTTAAACGATAATTACTACATAAACATACTCAATAGAGGAAAAGTTTATAATTTTTTAGATATCTTACACTCCctcaaaatataatataattgcAAAAGTAACTACATTTCTTTTACAATTGTTTGTAGTTGAATGATCAATTCTAATAATATTTTCTATAAATGTTAGGATAAAAGATTGTTGGTCGAAATCATACGAAAACGATACAAAAATACCATCATTGATGAATTTTCGATGAATTTTCTATAAGAAGGATACAAAAGATTAAGTCACTAACGCCTAGATAGAAAATAAAATATGAAGGTTTCATATTATAGAATggtgaaaataaaataaatttgtaggTTTTTCggaaattataatataaaaatatcaatTAATGGATTAAAAACCATCTTTAATACTTGTTAACTCTATTGATTTATGATCTACCTTGGTTAGTTGTCGAAAAATAAAGTGAAGTGTAGATGAGAGCGGGGCTattcaaaaaattcaaaatctGAGACCAAGTCGGATCCAATCCAAAAAAGTACGGGCTGGCTCGTCCCGAGATACAGACCTTCAAAGAGTCTTTTTTTATTTAAAAGTCCGACCCTAAAAATTCGTGTAAAAGTCCGGTATTGAAAAAATTGGATAGTAGTCCAGATTAAAAGAAGCATGATTCGGGCGGGATAAAAATTTGAGCTTTTTGATAAAATTCATTTTCtatataaaatttttaataattctcAAATATATATTACATTATTAGAACTTAGAAGTTGAATACGATATATTTTATTAGTTGTCAATTTGATACCCTGAATAACAATCAATAATTTGTTAATTGTCAATTTAATACTCTAAATATTAGAATTTAAGGTTAATAAATGAGATATTTAAAtgtaatataaaaaaattatttattttagtatCAAATTATTTGTCATAATCTAAAATATTAGTTCTTTGACAAAAAAATAGTAACTCATGATCTCTAAAACACTCACTTTAACTTTACTTTAACAACTTAAACTTTCTGACAATGTATTAGATCGTGGTGTCGGATTCGAATTCTTGCTTTTAAGTGAGAGGgtgttataataatattataagatccagtagaaataatatcttaaaatttTAGATGACCCGGTTACTAAACATGCATAACATTctaatatttatgtattatttgATCAGTCTTTCATTACCGAGTTTCACTGTTCAAGCCGCATATTACTAAAAACAGGCTCAAAAGAGGAAAAATGTGCAATTTTGCCGATATCTTCCCTCCCTCTGAAATATAATacaatagcaaaaataattattatgtttccctttttgattatatatatttgaatgatcactttaataatattttcaaggtaaaatttagaaaattttaCCCTGTTTTGGGTCTAATTTATGTGCGGGATACATAaagtaaaatcattttttttgtttttcaatttAAGTCTGATCATGtgtgtatataaaaaaaatactttGAATACACTTATGAAAACTTATACATGAAATAATtgaaataatttacattttaatttatataagattttactagaaaatccatcaaaatccacatgtttttcaaataaaaagaaatttgtgGACTTTTAAATATCGTCTGAAATTTTTAAAATCCCAAATTAAATACCCTAAGATTTTGATAGATTTTTTTAAATCTGGATTGAATACACATTTacaatccaaattgaatacctcCATATTTTGCATAATTTTACAAAATCTAAATTAAATACCCATAATATTAAAAATCCTTAAAATCTTATTTGAAAACACCTCTCTAAATTGTTCATGCACACCTTATTTGTATAAACAAATTTTGATAAACACCATTAGAGACGAGACTCTATGCGGACTGTGtaaaattaaaattaacaataatgaatttatatttatattattattcaatCTCCAAAATCAACGAATTacttaaaatttatattattattcattgtctaaaatttaaattgaatacACAATGTGGGATTTCATTGATACTTTtatgttataagttattttaataatatattttatcaaaCAAATTTGAGATTTCACGTTCTCAAAGattttactccctccgtcctCTTCATTCTGGTTATTTCCGATTATGTCCCGAAATTATATTTCACTCTTAATTAATATGATCATTTAAGGGTTAATTATGTTAATGTTTTTGAAAAGTAGAATAATTTTTTGATAACTTTTAATTTGTTTGATATTTTGATAACTTTTTGAATCAAAGGTGAGAATGATAAAATAAGTGGGACAGAACTAGGAgtaatattttatcaaaatatattgGATTATGGGTAGTTGAGGTGGGGTGGGTTGGATAACTGGATTAGGAAATTGATTTCAAATGAATCGGCTACAAGCCCAATATTTCTGTTGGGATTACAAATAAAAAATGACTTCATTTGCACGTAAAGATTATATCTATATTTTTGGCTTTCGAGATAAGTATTAGagttataattttattttttctcTTTGAATGCTCTAATTCTTTACAAAGTGTACCATTTGtaacatttttattttttcttagaACTTCTGTAGGATAATGTTTAAAATCACATTCGCACATTATCGAACGAACTGAAAACCtctttaatattaaaaaaatctttTTATAACTAGCAAATTACCATGCTATGATAACTCAATAAAAAAAGTCCAAAAAATATATAACTGTAGATACTCACTCACAAATATAAAAAAACAAGCACCGgagaaaaagaaaatatatatatatacaagagCAACGATACCCGTTATTCGAGTTGAGTATAcaagaaaatcaaataaaactacCAATATATTGAGAAAAGGTTGCTACTAAAATAAAAAGAGAAAGACATCCACTATTAAGGAAAACGATATTTAAAACAGAATCCTAAAGAATTTGGAGGCGTTGAAGCGTGCATCGCAAGTAAAAATATTCAAATCCGAAATAAATAGATTTTAGAGATGTAAAACATACTATAAAAAATACTAAATAAAGTCGAATCAAATAGATTATAGAGTCTTAAATCTCTCGAACAAAGTTCTCCAAATTGAAAATAGTAAAATGTAAACGACTAGATTGTAGTAGAATTCTAACTAAAAATAGTCGGGCCACTACATCcttttattgaaaaataaagaaaataaataGAGAATAACGCTTTCTCTAAATCTTCAATCTTTAAGCATCCTTAAGCTATATTCGCATGACAAACAACCAAGACATCTGGATTTTTGGAAATAAGAGCAATCACATGCATCGTTCCAAAGGTAACAAGCCTCCAAAGCGTCCCACCAATGACATCGCCATTCGTCCTAGCAAATATAGCGTTCAAAGTGCAAGAACCAGATGGTTCCGAAGGAGATATTTTTCCTACAGGCCCTGTCAAAGAAAGTAAGCAAAGTCTCTCAGAAAATATTGTTGGATGTACTGATGAGATGAGGCTTATGGAAGCATTTGTAATCATTCATGAACCACCCAGAACATTCATAAAAATATTTCTTGAATGAGCAAACTGTTTCAGCCATTCAATGACATCTTTCCCATGCGGGATTTCAAGAACAATAGACTTCATTTTCGAAGTCATTTCGATGGTGTTTTCTTTTGCCTTGTTTTTTGAACCACGAGGACGTCCTCGTGGCTTAGACAATGAAAAATGACCCCCAGACGCCACAATATCATTTCCACCAGACTGGCCCATATTACTTATATCATTACTAACTCCTGGATTAGACATTTGAGTGTTTGGCAATGGTTGAGAGCGGTGTTCTTCGCTGTTAATTTTAGTAGGATTAGTGTAGCCCATTGAATTTGGGATTTGAAGAGCAGGTGAAGAGTAATTCATAGAATTTGAGAAAGAAAATGAATACTTGTGATTCATCTTTCGAAGGCTAAGCAAAGATATAAAATATTGGGTGAAATGTGATTAGAGTTGTGGGTTATAGTCCTTTTTATAATTGATTTTGACGTGCTCTCTCAAGAAATACAAAGATTCCATACAGTTGGAAAAAGTATTATTTTTCTTTTCCAGGGAATTTGAATTGAATAATCAATCCTTatcatattttctaaaattgagaGGCCAAAAAGTTGTTAATATTTGATTCGTCTCATAAAAAGCGTTATACCAATATACGATTACAGATGAATTTCTAAAACTAAATCGAAACATTAAACAAAAATAGAACGTTTATTTACCAATAGATGTCATCGATAAAAATATTAGGCacgaattttaaatattaaattattttgattgcAAAATCGAAAACATATTTAAACATTATGGTCtgtaaaatttaattattaatttacaATTTCTCTTCATTATTTTCCGTGCTCATATCAGTATTTTTTTGGTGCATTATTATCGTAATATTATGAGATTTAGTTGAGAACTTCCTCTCCCACCTTAAACTTTCAGATGAACTGGTTACTTAATGATTTATCATAGCTTAGTCAGACTCAAGTTCGAGTCCTTACTTTTGAGTTAGGGgagtattaaaataatattataagattCAGTTGGGGTATTTTTCTAATATcttcagattttaggtgagctgATATCTAATAATATTCTAATTTTTGTGTGTTATTTGATCcatcttttattaatattttcaacTGCTTAAACGATAATTACTACATAAACATACTCAATAGaggaaaattttataattttttagatATCTTACACTCCctcaaaatataatataattacaaAAGTAACTACATTTCTTTTGGAATTGTTTGTAGTTGAACGATCAATTCTAATAATATTTTCTATAAATGTTAGGATAAAAGATTGTTGGTCGAAATCATACGAAACTATACAAAAATACCATCATTgatgaattttctatgaattttcTATAAGAAGGATACAAAAGATTAAGTCACTAAGGCCTAGATAGAAAATAAAATATGAAGGTTTCATATTATAGAAtggtaaaaataaaataaatttgtaggTTTTTCggaaattataatataaaaatatcaatTAATGGATTAAAAACCATCTTTTATACTTGTTAACTCTATTTATTTATGATCTACCTTGATTAGTTGTCGAAAAATAAAGTGAAGTGTAGATGAGAGCGGGCTATTCAAAAAATTCGAAATCTGAGACCAAGTCGATTCCAATCCGAAAAAGTACGGGCCGGCTCATTCCGAGATACGGACCTTCAAGGGGACTTTTTTTATTTGAAAGTCAAACCCTAAAAATCCGTGTAAAATTCCGGTTTTGAAAAAATTGGATAGTAGTCCAGATTAAAAGAAGCATGATTCGGGCCGGATAAAAATTTGAGCTTTTTGATAAAATTCGTTCTCTATATAAAATTTTTGATaaattttcaaatatatattatattattagaaCTTAGAAGTTGAATACGATATATTTTATTAGTTGTCAATTTGATAccctgaataataattaataatttgttAATTGTCAATGTAATACTCTAAATATTAGAATTTAAGGTTAATAAATGAGATATTTAAAtgtaatataaaaaaaattgttttagtATCAAATTATTTGTCATAGTCTAAAATATTAGTCCTTTGACAGAAAAATAGTAATTCATGATCTCTAAAACACTCACTTTAACTGTACTTTAACAACTTAAACTTTCTGACAATGTATCAGATCTTGGTGTTGGATTCAAATTCTTGCTTTTAAGTGAGAGGgtgttataataatattataacatCTAGTAGaaataatatcttaaaatttTAGATGACCCGATTACTAAACATACATAACATTctaatatttatgtattattttatCTGTCTTTCATTACCGAGTTTCACTGTTGAAGCGGCATATTACTACAAAAACAGGCTCAAAAGAGGAAAAATGTACAATTTTGCAGATATCTTCCCTCCCTCTAAAATATAATACAATTGCAAAAAAAATTATTACGTTTCCCTTTTTGATTATATATATTTGAATGATcactttaataatattttcaacAAGATAATCGGTTGTTCTTGAGTCTTACAGAAACTTTACATAAATACCATCAAAGATTCAAGATGAATTTTTTATAAGAAGGTTAAAAAAAGATTAATgactaaaaaatattttttctctAGAATCAAGGTAAAATTTACAAAATCTTACCCTCTTTTGGGTCTAATTTATGAGCGGGATACATAAagtaaaattaattttttttgtttttcaatttAAGTCTGATCCTCTGTGTATATAGAAAAAAAATACTTTGAATACACTTATGAAAACTTATACAtgaaataatttacattttaattcatATGAAATTTTACTAgaaaatccatcaaaatccacatgtttttcaaataaaaagaaatttgtgGACTTTTAAATATCGTGTtagaaatatgtgtattagtttgatgataagttaaacaaaacacttaagtagaaatctggtgtttgtagcctcaacggataagaccattctcgttatccgttgatggagtagctttacttagaaataagtttagtattgtagcacatttcagtttctgtattcaagttataattcttagatgttgggggaaattataagtcatgttgactactagtggatatgcaaataggagggctaattgtaaatatttcatgtcttgtaattttgtataagtgaagtagtattaactgataagttaaaggtcttcaatggataagaaacaaagcttcaacggatgtctctaaagcttcaacggataacatccttcaacggatgagtacatcaacggataaagcttcaactgctaatgcatcaacggataaagtcttcaacggatgaaagcttcaacggatgctaagttcaatagcagttgacagtgacgattcataagctgaaagaggcacatgggttgacagagacaattagAATGTAGCatcctcttggaggaatcaagaaaatacagcatttccattctggtgcaaataaggaagtattcaaagattcacagattatcctagattgcattggatagagaaataaagaagaaacatgtgaagaatcttttcaattgtattttatattttttttcttcacttgtaaacttggtgatatataaaccaagttgcagctagtaactAGAGTGTGAActttccagagctgtttagaaaaacattgagagaaaatcatctagtttgtattagaaagcagctgtgatcaatttcttgaatcacatattttctgaaataacacatctctggtgaaacaacaaatccaccagaaaagtttttaagtcttttgtgttctttacatttttgtttgaatatatatctgtctgcattagctcaaagcaattcacacacacttgttcatcaaaacacacagcctttgaaactgctcaaaacttgaaaaagttttgagatttacattcaacccccttctgtaaatctcattgttagttccttgggaataacaattggtatcagagcaagctcttaacttacaaagaatttaaagatctattctactaacatcatgagtaagaagtatattggtataaagattccaatcctggaaagagataattatcatcactggaaagtgaagatgcatctacatcttctctctcaagatgaaagctacatcaactgcattgaaaatggtcctcacatccctcacaaggtggccacagctgcaactggcacagttgctattggacagtctattcccaagccaaaagcagaatggactgatgaagatattgaagaggttcacaaggacaagaaagccatgaacattctgttcaatggtttaggtcaagatatgtttgataatgtcattagcagctaaactgctaaggaaatttgggatactgtgcaacttatctgtgaaggtactgaacaagttagagaaaacaaaatgcagcttctcattcaacagtatgaatactttcactttgaagaaggagaatcactgaatgataccttcagtagatttcagaaactgttgaatggattgaagctgtatggcagagccAAGTCGAGGACTCCAAcataaaatttctgaggtctctaccaaaggaatggaagcctataactgtttcactaaggaattctcaagattataaggacttcacacataaaagattatatggaattttgaagacctatgaacttgagatggagcaagatgagctgttggaaaagggaaagagaaaaggtggatcagttgcacttgtagctgacaatgagaagactggagccaggaatgaagaaaagacaatgccaagtctcaaaattggcacaagcaaatcagaatcaagtaagggaaatgagcaagtagctgaggttgaagataattccagtcaagatgactctgatgatgttgatgaacatctgacctttctgtccaggaggtttgcaaagatgaaattcaggaaaaatgctaaattcactaagtcaaacaagaacatggtggacaaatctaagttcaaatgttataactgtggcataagtggacactttgcaaatga carries:
- the LOC141692217 gene encoding AT-hook motif nuclear-localized protein 28-like, with the protein product MNYSSPALQIPNSMGYTNPTIINSEEHHSQPLPNTRMSNPGVGNDINNMGQSGENDIVASGGHFSFSTPRGRPRGSKNKVKENTIEMTSEMKSIVLKIPPGKDVIEWLKQFAHSRNIFMNVLGGSGMITDASISLISSVHPTIFSERLCLLSLTGPVGKISPSEPSGSCTLNAIFARTNGDVIGGTLWRLVTFGTMHVTALISKNPDVLVVCHANIA